GAAAGATTCTATCAATGTGTGTTTCCAGAACATCATTCTTTGATCTCAGAGCTGGAGAGCTATTTAAACTTTAAGCATATAAATTATTCTTCAAATATATATTGATGGCTTACTGGCTGGTTTTTTGCCACTCCTGGGACCCTCCCCTTGGTTCCACACCCACATTCAGTCTTGGACACACCCCCTAAGTCCAAACAGTGTCAAGTCCCTGACACCTGCCTCAGCTGCTGCCCAGGAGACTAACACGGGAACGCTCTGCACACGTGAAAGAGCTTTGACACAAGCCTCGGAAAAGCAGTCCCCGAggcccctctcctccttctccctgtgcctgtgtggcagGAACGACCATGGCCTGGAGCTTCCGTGGCAAAGTCCAGCTTGGAGGACTGCTGCTCTCTCTCCTTGGCTGGGTCTGCTCATGCGTCAGCACCGCCCTGCCCCAGTGGAAGACTCTCAGTCTGGAGCTGAACGAGATGGAGACCTGGATCATGGGGCTCTGGGAGGCCTGCGTGACTCAGGAGGAGATCGCCACTGTGTGCAAGGCCTTTGAGTCCTTCCTGTCTCTGCCCCTGGAGCTCCAGGTATCCCGCATCCTCATGGTAGCCTCCCACGTGCTGGGACTGCTGGGGCttctgctctctgcctgtgggTTGGAATGCTTCCAGTTTCACAAGATGGGATGGgtttgcaagaggcagctttgcCTTTTGGGAGGGACCTTGGAGGTATCAGCTTCAGCCACCACCCTCTTTCCAGTCTCCTGGGTGGCCTACGGCACGATCCGAGACTTCTGGGATGACAGCGTGCCTGAGATTGTGCCTCGGTGGGAGTTTGGAGATGCCCTCTtcctgggctgggctgctgggATTTGCCTTGCTCTTGGTGGACTACTCCTCATCTTCTCAGCCTGCCTGGGGAAAGGAGATGTGCCTTCTCGCTGGCTGGCTGggcccacagcccctccacccTGCGCTCCCATGCAGGACTCAGATGGTTCCTTCCAC
This window of the Lepus europaeus isolate LE1 chromosome 7, mLepTim1.pri, whole genome shotgun sequence genome carries:
- the CLDN25 gene encoding putative claudin-25, which gives rise to MAWSFRGKVQLGGLLLSLLGWVCSCVSTALPQWKTLSLELNEMETWIMGLWEACVTQEEIATVCKAFESFLSLPLELQVSRILMVASHVLGLLGLLLSACGLECFQFHKMGWVCKRQLCLLGGTLEVSASATTLFPVSWVAYGTIRDFWDDSVPEIVPRWEFGDALFLGWAAGICLALGGLLLIFSACLGKGDVPSRWLAGPTAPPPCAPMQDSDGSFHLTPRPRSLVI